The nucleotide window AATGGTTTGTAAGAGAAGGAGATTATGTGCAAAAAGGAGATACCATATTAAGAATTTCTGAAGTTAAAAGTGAGTATTTTGACGATAGACTTATTGAAAGAACCAATGAGCAAATTAATGCAAAAACTTCATCTGTAGGTGCCTATGCTTTTAAAGTAGCTGCTTTAGACAGACAAATTGTAGCCTTACAAGAAGAACAAGCATTAAAATTACAACAAGCAAAAAATAAGCTGTTACAATCTAAACTAAAAGTACAGAGTGATAGTATTGCATTTGAGGCTGCTAAAACCAATTTAAAAATTGCTCAAAGTCAATATAATCGTGATTTTACTTTGCAACAAGAAGGTATAAAAGCTGTAAAAGATGTAGAAGAAAAGCGTTTAAAATTACAAGGTACAGAGGCTAAAATCATAGAGCAAGAAAATAAATTATTGGCAGCTAAGAATGAAGTATTAAATGCTAGAGTAGAAATCTCTAGAATAAAAGCAAGCTATGCAGATAAGATTTCTAAAGCTCAAAGTGATAAATTTACTGCACAATCTAGTGGTTTTGACGCCAAAGCACAAGTCTCTAAATTAGAAAACAGTAACAGTAATTATAAAGTTAGAAGTAGCTTATTATACATTCAAGCGCCTCAAGATGGTTTTATCAATAAAGCCTTAAAAGGTGGTATTGGAGTTACCTTTAAAGAGGGTGATGAAATTGTAGGTATTATGCCTGCTCATTATGATTTAGCTGTAGAAACCTACATTCGACCTATTGATTTACCTCTAATTCATATTGGTGAGCAAGTTCGTGTGCAATTTGATGGTTGGCCTGCAATTGTTTTTAGTGGTTGGCCTAACATTTCTTACGGAACTTATGGTGCAAAAGTAGTAGCTATAGAAAATTTTATTAGTGATAATGGTAGATACCGAATTTTATTAGCTCCTGATGAAACAGATCATACTTGGCCAACAGCCATAAGAGTTGGTTCTGGAGCAAAAACAATTGCACTTTTAGAAGATGTGCCAATTTGGTTTGAATTATGGAGACAGTTAAACAGCTTCCCTCCTAACTATTATCAGCCAGATGGAGATTCATCAAGCAATAAAGGCGCTAAAAAGAAATAAACATCAAATCATTGTAGCATTTCATTTATGAAAAAAATTATTGGTCTTCTGTTTTTACTGATGTTTCAGCAATATTCTGCTCAAGATAAAATTGAGTCTGTAATGACGTTGTCTGAGTATTTAGGTTATGTAAAAAACTATCATCCAATTGTGAAGCAAGCAAACTTGGTCATCAATACAAGTGAAGCTAAATTGCTTAAAGCTAGAGGTGCTTTTGACCCAAAAATTGAAATCGATTTTGATAACAAACAGTTCAAGGAGAAAGAGTATTACAACAAATTAAATGGAACCTTTAAAATTCCTACCTATTATGGTTTAGAGTTTAAAGCCAACTTTGAAAACAACGAGGGGCTATTTTTAAACCCTGAAGCCAATGTACCCACTGATGGTTTGTATGCTGCAGGTGTTTCTGCATCTTTATTAAAAGGATTGTTGATTAACAAAAGAATGGCAGATTTAAAACAAGCGAAACTTTTTTTAAATCAGGCTAAAGAAGATCAGCAAATATTAGTGAATGAAATACTTTTTAAAGCGTCAATATCTTACTTTAATTGGTTAAAAATCTACAATGATAGAAATGTATATCTCAATTTTTTAAACAATGCAGTTGTTCGTTTTGAAAGTACAAAAAGAGCTTTTCAGCAAGGAGATAAAGCTGCTATAGATACTCTAGAAGCAGGTATTACATTAAATAATAGAAAACTAAACTTAGAGAAAGCACGAATTAAATTGGTAAAAGCATCTTTAGAATTATCGAATTATTTGTGGCTGAATGATAACACTCCTGTTGAACTACAAGACAATATTATACCTGACGTAAACACTTTAGAAAAAGTAGATACTACCTTTAATATTGCTTTATTTAACAATGCAAATTTTGATATTGAGAATCACCCAAAAATTAGATCTCTTAATTTTAAAGTAAGAAGTTTAGGCGTAGACAAGCGTTTAAAAGCCAATAATTTGTTACCTCAATTAGATGCACAATATAACTTTATTACACAGACACCAAGACAAGGAAATTCTTTTAATGTAGATAATTATAAAGCTGGAATTAGCTTTAAATTACCAATATTTTTAAGAAAAGAAAGAGGAGATTTAAAATTAGCTAAAGCCAAATTACAAGATGCTGAATTTGAAACTGAAGCAGCTAAAGTGTCTATTAGAAATAAGGTAAATGCTGTGCAGCAAGAATTAGATTCATATGTTACTCAAAATGACTTTATCATCAATATTGTAAAAGATTATGGTACGTTACTAAAAGCAGAAGAGCGAAAATTCTTTCTTGGTGAAAGTTCTTTGTTTTTGGTGAACTACAGAGAATCTAAATTGATTGAAACCAAACTTAAAGCTATTGATTTAGAAAATTCTTACCTAGAAACAAAAGCAAACTTATTTAAAACAGCCGTAATTTCTATAGCCGATTAAACAATAATAAAATTAACACAGCAAAGAAGATGATTAAACTTAAGATAAGTTTAATCATCTTCTTCAAGTGTAAAAAACTCATTTACAGGAATCTTAAAAACTACAGAAAGTTTTAATGCCAAAACTGTACTTGGTACATATCTATTCTTCTCAATAGAGTTAATGGTTTGCCTAGATACCCCAATTTGTTTTGCCAAATCATCTTGGGTAAGATTTAAAATAGCACGTTGTACTTTAAGTGTATTTTTCATCTTATCTATTCATTCTTTTTAATTGCCAAAAAACCATCAATTGAACAACCAGCATATAAAACAAAATCTGAAAATAATTTAATCCTTCTAATTTTTCAGTTTCATCAAACAATAAACCAACTCCAAAATTGATAATTGGTTGTACTAACGCATAAAGTATAACTAGTATAAATGCTATTCTGTAAGATTGAGAACGTAAACTATCTAGATACTCATCTTCTAATTTTTCCTTTGCCAAAGAAATAAGTAACATTCCTACTAATAAAAGACCAGATAAAACAGGTTTTACCCAACTTGGCTCGTCAACAAACTTCTTTGCAATCATCAAAGCAAAAGCAGAAAACGAAATAATATAACCTACTTTTTTATACTTATGATGCAGTTGAAATTTATTCATTTTCTCTACATAACTCTTTTCTTTTTCACAAATTGATTGCTTTACCATTTTAACTTTGCTTTACAAATTGACAAATACTTTTTATATAATGACAAATATACTTTACATTTTATGATTTTGCAAATTTTTTATTACTTTTAAAAAATCAACCAAAAAATAACACCATGAATATCAAAAAAAAACCAACCACTAAATTCTATCTTATTGGAGTATTAGCTCTTATTTGGAATTTAATGGGAGTTGGAGCTTATTTAATTCAAGCTTTTATGACAGAAGAAATGATTGCTACCTTACCAGAAGAGCAACAAGCAGAGTTTTTAGTAGAACATCCTGCTTGGTACACAGCTTTGTTTGCCATAGCTGTTTTTGGTGGTGCTTTAGCTTGTATTTTGTTATTAGCTAGAAAAAAGATTGCTTACTACCTATTTTTAGTGTCTGGTATAAGTGCCATTGCTCAACAGGGTTATTTGTTAGCAACAGTAACACTTTCTAGTGTAGTAATGCCAATAATGATTATTATCTTCTGTATCTTTTTAATTTGGTACTCTAAAAGATGTATCACAGAAGGTATTTTAAATTAGAATAAATTAATTGATAAAGGCTGCTAAATGCAGCTTTTTTTATTGAGAGTTTAAAGCCTTAAAAGACTATTAAAAGTCTCAATCATAAATTCATACAAATTAAAAGACTAAACAATTCCAAACCTATGAAACTACAGTATAATTTTATAATTGCATTTGTTGCAGGAATACTTTCATTGAGTGTTAATGCTCAAGAAAAAGATTCTTTATCTGGTCAAGAAAAGTTTAAAGAGCTATCACTAGATAGTGGTAGAATGATAAATTTTAATACTAAAGAAGGAACTTGGCTTTCCTTAGATATTAGTCCAGATGGAGAAACAATTATGTTTAGCATGCTTGGAGATTTATATA belongs to Polaribacter dokdonensis and includes:
- a CDS encoding HlyD family secretion protein: MLNITNNQIHKKVDLTKFKSGGRVYAKEYYRAFNKFLLAAAIIGIIFLFLPWTQNITGKGIVTTLTPEQRPQTIQSQIPGRIEQWFVREGDYVQKGDTILRISEVKSEYFDDRLIERTNEQINAKTSSVGAYAFKVAALDRQIVALQEEQALKLQQAKNKLLQSKLKVQSDSIAFEAAKTNLKIAQSQYNRDFTLQQEGIKAVKDVEEKRLKLQGTEAKIIEQENKLLAAKNEVLNARVEISRIKASYADKISKAQSDKFTAQSSGFDAKAQVSKLENSNSNYKVRSSLLYIQAPQDGFINKALKGGIGVTFKEGDEIVGIMPAHYDLAVETYIRPIDLPLIHIGEQVRVQFDGWPAIVFSGWPNISYGTYGAKVVAIENFISDNGRYRILLAPDETDHTWPTAIRVGSGAKTIALLEDVPIWFELWRQLNSFPPNYYQPDGDSSSNKGAKKK
- a CDS encoding TolC family protein encodes the protein MKKIIGLLFLLMFQQYSAQDKIESVMTLSEYLGYVKNYHPIVKQANLVINTSEAKLLKARGAFDPKIEIDFDNKQFKEKEYYNKLNGTFKIPTYYGLEFKANFENNEGLFLNPEANVPTDGLYAAGVSASLLKGLLINKRMADLKQAKLFLNQAKEDQQILVNEILFKASISYFNWLKIYNDRNVYLNFLNNAVVRFESTKRAFQQGDKAAIDTLEAGITLNNRKLNLEKARIKLVKASLELSNYLWLNDNTPVELQDNIIPDVNTLEKVDTTFNIALFNNANFDIENHPKIRSLNFKVRSLGVDKRLKANNLLPQLDAQYNFITQTPRQGNSFNVDNYKAGISFKLPIFLRKERGDLKLAKAKLQDAEFETEAAKVSIRNKVNAVQQELDSYVTQNDFIINIVKDYGTLLKAEERKFFLGESSLFLVNYRESKLIETKLKAIDLENSYLETKANLFKTAVISIAD
- a CDS encoding helix-turn-helix transcriptional regulator, translating into MKNTLKVQRAILNLTQDDLAKQIGVSRQTINSIEKNRYVPSTVLALKLSVVFKIPVNEFFTLEEDD